A region of the Exiguobacterium aurantiacum DSM 6208 genome:
TTCCTTGGCCCGGCCGATATACGACCCACCCGGCCTGCGCCCACACTTTAATATCCCGCTTGATTTGCTTTTCACTATACCCCGTGGCGCTGACCGCTTCTCGTAACGTCACGTCTTGCTGATCCCGCTCGAGTGCGGAGCGATAAATGGCGACAAGCTTCGGATTCATCGGACTCCCCCCTTTAAAAGTGGACATCCCCACTTTATTTGTCTCTTTTTTCCAAGTGTAGTCCACGTTTAAAGTAGGTGCAAGGAGGTGCTCACATGAAATTTAAAGATTTTCCTACGAACGTCCGACTCCGACTTGTCTGCGGCTTTTTCATTCGCATCGTCGGTTCGGCGATCTTTCCATTTATGGCTTTATACTTTTCTGCAGAACTCGGTAAAATCGCAGCCGGGCTCATCATGACGTCTTTCGTCATCGTCGGGTACGTCACCGGCTTGTTTGGTGGGTACTTCTCGGACCGCTTCAATCGAAAACACGTCTTGCAAATCGGGCAAATCGCTCAAATTCTATGCTTCATCGGCATGACGGTCGCGATTCACCCGTCGAACAACTGGGCGCTCGCCGTCGCCGTCCTTTACTTCGGTCATGCGATTTCAAACGGATTGAACTATCCGGCGCTCGAGGCGATCGTCATCGACTCGATGGAAGAATCGAATCGAAAAGCGATCTATGTGTATGACTATTGGCTCGTCAACTTGGCCATCGCCGGCGGGGTCATGCTCGGTGGGTTGTTCTATCGCGATCACCGCTTCGCCTTATTCGTCGGGATGACGCTCGTCTTGCTGATCACGACAATCGTGTTACAACGTTTCCTCGTCGATTCGTATGCCGGCAACCGCTCCACGCCGGCGAACCCGATCGTCGGGGTCATTCAAAACTATCGCATCGCCTTGGCCGATCGTCGTTGGATGCTGTTCGTCCTCGGCAGCATGCTCGTCTTCTCGACCGAGTTTCACATGGCGAACTATATCGGTGTCCATCTGGCCGAGACGTTTCAGGAACGATTGATTGCAGGTGTCCCGTTTGATGGCGTCCGCATGATGGCGTTCATGCAACTCGAGAACACGCTCCTCGTCGTCGCCATCACGTTCGCCGTCACCGCCTTCGTCAAACGCTTCCGCGAGAAACATGTGTTCTTTATCGGTCTTGCATTATACGTCACCGCGTTCGCGGCCATCACGTCGATGAACTCATTTTTCATCTTGGCCGTCCTCGCCATCGTCTTCACACTCGGCGAGTTGCTCTATTCTCCGATTCGACAAGTGAAGCAAGTCGATTTGCTCGACCCGGAACGGCGCGCTTCGTACTTGGCTTTCGGGGGATTGACGTTCCACGGGGCAAAACTTGTGGCCGCTGCTGGCATCGTCGTCGGTGCGTTCATCGGTCCCGTCCTCATGAGCGGGTACATCTTCGCTTTCGGTGCCTTAGGGGGGTACTTGTATTACGTCTCCCTCTATAAGATGGAATCGGTCCGGAAACTGGCGGCATGACGTTTGAACTTTCGTTTGAGCGGTAACTAGCAAGAGAGAAGGAGGCGATTGTCATGCCAGCTATCGTTCTGTTCGACGGGGACTGCAACTTTTGTGACGCGAGTGTCCAATTCATTTTGAATCGCGATCCGAAAGGGAACTTCCATTTCGCATCGCTGCAAGCAGATACCGGGAAGATGTTGCGCGAACGCCATCGCATCCCTGACACGGTCGACAGCATTGTGTTGATCAAAGACGGGGTGCCTTATCTCAAATCTGATGCGGCGGTCCGGATTGCCGAAGGGTTAGACGGCTCATGGCGCTGGCTACGTTTCGTCCGCTTGATTCCAAAGCCGTTACGCGACCTCGGGTATGATGTCATTGCAAAGAACCGCTATCAATGGTTCGGAAAAAAAGAGACGTGCAAACTGCCCACACCGGAAGAACGCAGCCGATTTATCGACCAACAAAAGCCGCCGACTCCATGAGTCGACGGTTTTTTCAGTCCATACACGTTAAATACGTCCAATGGCAATCCGGCATCGGTTGTGCCATGAAACTAACGCCAAGGTCATCGGCTCGGTGGATCGTCGTCCACGGTGCTTCCCCGACGCGGAGGTACACTTCATGGTGCGGGGACTGCGTATGCGTCCCGGACAGCTTGAACGTCGCTTGATTTTTAAGATGCGCCACGATCGTGTATTTGATGTCCGGCGCGATGACGAGTGGATTGCCGACCGAGTGTTGCAGGCGGTAACTCACCTCGTTCGGCTCGATGTCAACGTCTTCGAGGTACACTTGATCGACCGAGGCGACGTCCTCCCCCGTCAGTTGATGCCTCGCATTGAACGCACGCGTGACACCGGCATCCTTTTTGATGGAGACGATCGGAATGTCAGCTAGCCCTTCCACTTTCACTTCCGTCCGTGTCCGATATTCAGGCGCATGGACGTTGTAAGGGCGACCGTCCCCCTCGAAATACGGATGTGGCGACAGCAAGTTCGGATTCTTCAAACGCGGGGGCCGAATGAACGTCTGTACACGGAGCTGAATCTCGTCAACCGTTGCCGTCTCCGGACGATGCGGACTGACGAGGAAATACATGATGTACAGCTCTTGGTTTCGGCGTGTATCCGTAGTGAACTCTTTGGCAAGCGACATCGCTTTGCCGACGGCATGAATGAGTCGGGTGCCTGGTTTTTGATCGTATTTGACGGGACGCAACGCCCGTACCTCGTATGCGGTCGGCGCCTCTAGCGGTGTCTCATCGATGTACCCGGTACCGACGACTTCCGCAATACGACGCCCTCGGCGATAAATCGCATACGTCTCGACGTCAGGAATCGGGTCCCACTGCAAGTACGTCCCCGCTTGCGACACGATCGCCGCCGTCAAATGGCGGTTCCAATATAACTCATCTTCCGGATTGACCGCTGCCGTGTACAGCTTCGCCTCTTCCCCAGCCGCGTTCGTGATGCGGTAAGCGACTTGTTCCCCGACCTTCGTGTCACGGTCGACATAATGATTGACCGACCCGTTGAAGACATCGATGCCGTTCCGCGTCACCGTCACTTCCCCTTCAAGCGACCATGACAGTTCCAATCCGTCACTGACCGGCTTCACCGTGATCAATCCATCCCCGTTATGCATAACATCATCCCCCTTTGTTCATGTCGTTTCCTCATTCCCGTCTACCTCATTCGGGAAACAAAAAAAGACTTCGAGTTGAACTCGAAGCCTCATTCGACGACAGCTAAATCTTGAATCATATACAGGTCGTAATACGCACCCCGGTGGCGCATCAATTCTTCATGCGTCCCGGTTTCCATGATTCGTCCGTTGTCGACGACGACGATCTTGTCTGCGTCCGTGATCGTCGAGAGACGGTGGGCGACGATTAACGTCGTCCGTCCTTTCGTCAGGCGTGCGAGCGAATCTTGAATCATCGCCTCACTCTCGAGGTCGAGCGCACTCGTCGCCTCATCGAGGATGATGATCGGCGGATGTTTCAAGAACACGCGGGCGATGGCGAGACGTTGTTTTTGTCCCCCCGACAGTTTGACCCCTTTCTCACCGACCGGTGTGTCGTACCCGTTCGGCAAGTTCGAGATGAACTCATGGGCGTTGGCTGCTTTCGCTGCAGCGATGACGTCCTCGTCTGACGCCTCCGGATTCCCCATCCGAATGTTCATCGCGACCGACTCACTGAACAGCACCGAATCTTGCATGACCATGCCGATTTGATCGCGGAGCGCGCGCAGCTTGAAGTCGCGCACGTCGACACCGTCGATCTTAATGCTACCGTCCGTGACGTCATAGAAGCGCGGAATCAAACTGACGAGCGTCGATTTCCCGCCGCCGGACATGCCGACGAAGGCGACCCGTTCCCCGGAACGGATGTGTAAACTCACGTCATGCAACGCGCGAGTGCCGTCCTTCTCATAAGCGAAGCTGACACGATTGAGCTCGATGTTTCCGGCCGTTTGGACCGGAACGAACGCTTGGCGTTTCTCTTCGATGTCATATGGTTCATCGAGAAATTCGAACACCCGGTCCATCGACGCGACCGATTGTGTGAGCGTCGTCGCCGAGTTGACGAGCCGTCCGAGCGGTGCATAGAGACGGTCGATGTAGGCGATGAAAGCGACGAGCGTCCCGAGTGATACGTCCCCTTGCAAGACGAGCCATGACGCCGTCGTGAAAATGAGGATCGGGGCGATGTCGGTGATCGTCGAGACGACGACGTACGTTTTCGCGTTCCATCCCGTATGACGGAGCGCCGCTTTCAGGAAGCCCCCGTTTTGCTCTTCGAACGCCTTGTTCTCATACGGTTCAAGCGCGAAGCTACGGATGACGGCCATCCCATTGACTCGTTCCGTCAAATGACCTTGAAGATCAGCGAGCGCCGCTGAACGTTCACGTGTCAAACGACGCAGGCGGCCGTAAAAGTAACGGACGGCAATCGCATAGAACGGGAGCGGCAAAATGGCGATGAGCGTCAGTTGCGGATCGATCGTATACATGATGGCAATGGCGATCAGGATCGTCACCATATCGAGCCAAATGTTCATGAGGCCGGTGATGACAAAGTCTTTCGTCTGTTCGACGTCGTTGATGATGCGCGAAATGATTTGACCTGTCTTGTTGTTCGAATAATAACGAAGTGATAATTTTTGCACGTGGTCGAACAAACGGTTCCGCACGTCAAACAAAATCCGTGTCGCCGCCCACTGTGCCAAGTATTGGCGCAAGTATTCGATTGGCGGTTTCAGGACGAGAAAGATGAAGAAGACGATGCTGAACAGCCAGACGAGCTCCGTGTAATCAGCCGCCGGGTCCGGGGTTGCCAAATAGTTATCGATGACATATTTATAAAGTAACGGTAATCCGAGCGGAATCGAAAATTTCAAAATTCCGACGAAGATGGTGAGCGCAATCTGTTTTTTGTACGGCTTAACAAATTGCAAATAACGTTTAATACTACCCATAATTCCTCCTTCAAGAAAAAAAGCGGAGATGAGTCATCATCTCCGGTAACGTGCTTCGTATTCGCGATACCATTCATCGACGAATGTTGGGTTGAACGGCCCTTTCCGTCCTCGAATCCAGTTGATAAGTTCTTGAACGTTCTGCTTCAAGATTCGATCAATCGCTTTCGGATAATTCATCTCGCGACGATGCCGCTCGTATTCATCCTCATCTAAAATCGTGTACGACATATCCGGGAACACCTTGATATCTAAATCGTAATCGATGTACTTGATGGCTCTTTCTGTCCCATCGAACGTTGTCGGCGAACCTAGATTACAGTAATAGTAAATCCCATCTTCGCGAATCATACAGATGACATTGAACCAAAACTCAGATGAAAAGTAGCAAATTGCCGGCTCTCGCGTTCTCCATTGCCGACCGTCTGACTCACTGACCATGATGCGGTCATTGAATCCGATCATATCCGTTTTTGACGACTGAAGGACGAGCGTTTCTTCCCAAACGCGATGCAAAGTTCCGTTGTGCTTGTAGCTCTGTATCTCGATCTTGCTACCTGCTTTGGGAAATAAGCTCATAAGCTCCTCCTTTCCGCTATGATGCTATACAATTCTCATATTTAATTATAGCGACTTTCAGAACCAATGAAAAAGGAAATCTCTTATTTTCACGAATTTAGTATGTTTTGGAATGCGGCGGCACGTGCTTTGAACATCGGACGTAGCACAAAGTATTCGACGAGCACAGACGGCACGTAACTGTCGAATGTGACTTCGTCGACCATGACGGCCTGTCCGGACTCCATTTCTACGCGATGAACGTGGCAAAAACGTCTGAACGGGAACGGCAATTTCACACCTTGGTCACAAAATGCCTGAGACCCGGTCAACGTGATGGCGCTATGCCACGGAAGTGCAACCGGACCGATTCCAACACGGAGCCGTACCTCATTCCCTTCCACTGTTG
Encoded here:
- a CDS encoding MFS transporter → MKFKDFPTNVRLRLVCGFFIRIVGSAIFPFMALYFSAELGKIAAGLIMTSFVIVGYVTGLFGGYFSDRFNRKHVLQIGQIAQILCFIGMTVAIHPSNNWALAVAVLYFGHAISNGLNYPALEAIVIDSMEESNRKAIYVYDYWLVNLAIAGGVMLGGLFYRDHRFALFVGMTLVLLITTIVLQRFLVDSYAGNRSTPANPIVGVIQNYRIALADRRWMLFVLGSMLVFSTEFHMANYIGVHLAETFQERLIAGVPFDGVRMMAFMQLENTLLVVAITFAVTAFVKRFREKHVFFIGLALYVTAFAAITSMNSFFILAVLAIVFTLGELLYSPIRQVKQVDLLDPERRASYLAFGGLTFHGAKLVAAAGIVVGAFIGPVLMSGYIFAFGALGGYLYYVSLYKMESVRKLAA
- a CDS encoding thiol-disulfide oxidoreductase DCC family protein, which codes for MPAIVLFDGDCNFCDASVQFILNRDPKGNFHFASLQADTGKMLRERHRIPDTVDSIVLIKDGVPYLKSDAAVRIAEGLDGSWRWLRFVRLIPKPLRDLGYDVIAKNRYQWFGKKETCKLPTPEERSRFIDQQKPPTP
- a CDS encoding DUF3238 domain-containing protein, whose translation is MHNGDGLITVKPVSDGLELSWSLEGEVTVTRNGIDVFNGSVNHYVDRDTKVGEQVAYRITNAAGEEAKLYTAAVNPEDELYWNRHLTAAIVSQAGTYLQWDPIPDVETYAIYRRGRRIAEVVGTGYIDETPLEAPTAYEVRALRPVKYDQKPGTRLIHAVGKAMSLAKEFTTDTRRNQELYIMYFLVSPHRPETATVDEIQLRVQTFIRPPRLKNPNLLSPHPYFEGDGRPYNVHAPEYRTRTEVKVEGLADIPIVSIKKDAGVTRAFNARHQLTGEDVASVDQVYLEDVDIEPNEVSYRLQHSVGNPLVIAPDIKYTIVAHLKNQATFKLSGTHTQSPHHEVYLRVGEAPWTTIHRADDLGVSFMAQPMPDCHWTYLTCMD
- a CDS encoding ABC transporter ATP-binding protein: MGSIKRYLQFVKPYKKQIALTIFVGILKFSIPLGLPLLYKYVIDNYLATPDPAADYTELVWLFSIVFFIFLVLKPPIEYLRQYLAQWAATRILFDVRNRLFDHVQKLSLRYYSNNKTGQIISRIINDVEQTKDFVITGLMNIWLDMVTILIAIAIMYTIDPQLTLIAILPLPFYAIAVRYFYGRLRRLTRERSAALADLQGHLTERVNGMAVIRSFALEPYENKAFEEQNGGFLKAALRHTGWNAKTYVVVSTITDIAPILIFTTASWLVLQGDVSLGTLVAFIAYIDRLYAPLGRLVNSATTLTQSVASMDRVFEFLDEPYDIEEKRQAFVPVQTAGNIELNRVSFAYEKDGTRALHDVSLHIRSGERVAFVGMSGGGKSTLVSLIPRFYDVTDGSIKIDGVDVRDFKLRALRDQIGMVMQDSVLFSESVAMNIRMGNPEASDEDVIAAAKAANAHEFISNLPNGYDTPVGEKGVKLSGGQKQRLAIARVFLKHPPIIILDEATSALDLESEAMIQDSLARLTKGRTTLIVAHRLSTITDADKIVVVDNGRIMETGTHEELMRHRGAYYDLYMIQDLAVVE
- the ntdP gene encoding nucleoside tri-diphosphate phosphatase; translation: MSLFPKAGSKIEIQSYKHNGTLHRVWEETLVLQSSKTDMIGFNDRIMVSESDGRQWRTREPAICYFSSEFWFNVICMIREDGIYYYCNLGSPTTFDGTERAIKYIDYDLDIKVFPDMSYTILDEDEYERHRREMNYPKAIDRILKQNVQELINWIRGRKGPFNPTFVDEWYREYEARYRR